From Stigmatella erecta, one genomic window encodes:
- a CDS encoding NYN domain-containing protein, translating into MGKKAALLIDGGALRALCKQNGRLIDDPNYIEKVALACFDSAEEDVFRIFYYDCAPYSGELKLPVSRTSKVFKGNDSWQHQLAQKNFFALRRGRLKFVDWDLKAPMAPGKTPSDADYSPKFQQKGVDMRIGLDMATLAAKGGVERVILLTADTDFIPALKLVRTEGLQVVAVNLPGTRFNLEFLEHVDIKRPVAWPP; encoded by the coding sequence ATGGGGAAGAAGGCGGCGCTGTTGATCGACGGGGGCGCCCTACGGGCACTGTGCAAGCAGAATGGACGCCTCATCGATGACCCCAATTACATCGAGAAGGTCGCTCTTGCGTGCTTCGATAGTGCCGAAGAGGACGTGTTCCGCATCTTCTACTACGACTGCGCCCCCTACAGTGGTGAGCTGAAGCTGCCTGTGAGCCGTACGTCCAAGGTGTTCAAGGGCAACGATAGTTGGCAGCACCAATTGGCGCAGAAGAACTTCTTCGCGCTGCGTCGTGGTCGGCTGAAGTTCGTCGATTGGGACCTCAAGGCGCCGATGGCTCCCGGCAAGACGCCTTCGGACGCGGACTACTCGCCGAAGTTTCAGCAGAAGGGGGTCGACATGCGCATCGGCCTTGATATGGCGACGCTCGCCGCCAAGGGCGGTGTGGAGCGGGTGATCCTACTGACAGCAGACACCGATTTTATCCCCGCCCTGAAGCTCGTGCGTACCGAGGGCCTGCAGGTGGTAGCGGTGAACTTGCCGGGCACGCGCTTCAACCTTGAGTTCTTGGAGCACGTTGACATCAAGCGTCCTGTGGCATGGCCACCGTAA